In one window of Echeneis naucrates chromosome 17, fEcheNa1.1, whole genome shotgun sequence DNA:
- the zmynd11 gene encoding zinc finger MYND domain-containing protein 11 isoform X3 — MCKYLRFIVQRMKERAVDLNKKGKDIKHPMYRRLIHTSLDVSNIQENLSEGKYKSFEEFKADAQLIVHNTAILYGVHSDQAEIARLLFSDTCHELNELLLCKNCFYLSNARPDNWFCYPCSPSHDLVWAKMKGFGYWPAKVLQREDNQVDVRFFGHQHQRAWIPSDNIQDIKVSVQQLQVKRSSGWKKACEELEVYQRFLREGRFWKTKMEDGSQPHQHHQQSQGQRQQQPQQQQQPPQQQQQQQQQQQQQQQQQEEEEEGSVRMDRLDRTDEAESSISSTSNEQVRHLKGTQEPKAKKSRRTQMVEPKEEVSDPEPEMEAVSSSQEIPVSSAPQQPEKLSVSTQTKKASGGSPRTLHRGTQTSSDGACQNMCHEKYTKVFNDVKEMMKADNKRETERVVREALEKLRAEMEEEKRQAVSKAVAGGQAEMERKCKQVKEKCKEELVEEVKKLMAQNKQLISQTKKKQWCYNCEEEAMYHCCWNTSYCSIKCQQEHWHADHKRTCRRKR, encoded by the exons ATGTGTAAATACCTGCGTTTCATCGTCCAGCGTATGAAGGAGAGG gCAGTGGACCTGAACAAGAAAGGCAAAGACATTAAACATCCCATGTACAGACGGCTGATCCACACTTCGCTGGACGTCTCCAACATCCAAGAG AATCTGTCTGAAGGGAAGTACAAGAGCTTCGAGGAGTTTAAAGCCGACGCTCAGCTGATTGTTCACAACACCGCCATCTTGTATGGAG TTCACAGCGACCAGGCAGAAATCGCACGGCTGCTCTTCAGCGACACGTGTCACGAG TTGAACGAGTTGTTGTTGTGTAAGAACTGTTTCTACCTGTCGAACGCCCGGCCCGACAACTGGTTCTGTTACCCCTGT AGTCCGAGTCACGACCTGGTCTGGGCCAAGATGAAAGGTTTTGGCTACTGGCCGGCCAAAGTCCTTCAGAGGGAGGACAACCAGGTGGATGTCCGCTTCTTTGGACACCAGCATCAGAG AGCGTGGATCCCCTCCGATAACATCCAGGACATCAAGGTGAGcgtccagcagctgcaggtgaagCGCAGCAGCGGGTGGAAGAAGGCGTGCGAGGAGCTGGAGGTTTACCAGCGTTTCCTACGGGAGGGGCGCTTctggaaaacaaagatggaggacGGCAGCCAACCACATCAGCACCACCAACAGAGTCAGGGCCAACggcaacaacaaccacaacaacaacaacaaccaccgcaacaacagcagcagcagcagcagcagcagcagcagcagcaacaacaacaggaggaggaggaggagggcagcgTGAGGATGGACAGACTGGATCGGACAGACGAGGCCGAGTCCAGCATCTCCTCCACCAGCAACGAGCAGGTCCGACAT CTCAAAGGCACCCAGGAGCCGAAGGCCAAGAAGAGCCGCCGGACTCAGATGGTGGAGCCCAAAGAGGAAGTCAGT GACCCGGAGCCGGAGATGGAGGCGGTGAGCTCCAGCCAGGAGATTCCCGTGTCGTCGGCGCCGCAGCAGCCCGAGAAGCTGTCGGTGTCCACGCAGACCAAGAAGGCCAGCGGGGGGTCGCCGCGCACGCTGCACCGCGGCACCCAGACCAGCAGCGACGGCGCCTGCCAGAACATGTGCCACGAGAAGTACACCAAGGTCTTCAACGACGTGAAGGAGATGATGAAGGCCGACAACAAGAGGGAGACGGAGCGGGTCGTCCGGGAAGCCCTGGAGAAG CTCCGGgctgagatggaggaggagaaacggCAGGCGGTCAGTAAGGCGGTGGCCGGAGGGCAGGcggagatggagaggaagtgTAAGCAGGTGAAGGAGAAGTGTAaagaggagctggtggaggaggtgaagaagcTCATGgcccaaaacaaacagctcatcTCTCAGACCAAGAAGAAGCAGTGG
- the zmynd11 gene encoding zinc finger MYND domain-containing protein 11 isoform X1, producing the protein MNKEIMSRVVKKRQADPKVVQYVWAAIEVIRNQKQIANMDRISKYLSRVFGMHPKETARQLSLAVKDGLVVETLTVGCKGSKAGIEQEGYWLPGDEMEPKAEGSKDWEAESHDWYCFECHLPGDVLTCDNCFRVYHLKCLSEECKPRDGGSHWQCVVCRGSKKKNLNKQEMCKYLRFIVQRMKERAVDLNKKGKDIKHPMYRRLIHTSLDVSNIQENLSEGKYKSFEEFKADAQLIVHNTAILYGVHSDQAEIARLLFSDTCHELNELLLCKNCFYLSNARPDNWFCYPCSPSHDLVWAKMKGFGYWPAKVLQREDNQVDVRFFGHQHQRAWIPSDNIQDIKVSVQQLQVKRSSGWKKACEELEVYQRFLREGRFWKTKMEDGSQPHQHHQQSQGQRQQQPQQQQQPPQQQQQQQQQQQQQQQQQEEEEEGSVRMDRLDRTDEAESSISSTSNEQVRHLKGTQEPKAKKSRRTQMVEPKEEVSDPEPEMEAVSSSQEIPVSSAPQQPEKLSVSTQTKKASGGSPRTLHRGTQTSSDGACQNMCHEKYTKVFNDVKEMMKADNKRETERVVREALEKLRAEMEEEKRQAVSKAVAGGQAEMERKCKQVKEKCKEELVEEVKKLMAQNKQLISQTKKKQWCYNCEEEAMYHCCWNTSYCSIKCQQEHWHADHKRTCRRKR; encoded by the exons ATGAATAAGGAAATCATGTCACGTGTGGTGAAGAAGAGGCAGGCAGACCCAAAGGTGGTCCAGTATGTGTGGGCGGCCATCGAGGTCATCCGCAACCAGAAACAAATCGCAAATATGGACCGGATCTCCAA GTACCTGAGTCGTGTTTTTGGCATGCACCCTAAGGAGACCGCCCGACAGCTGAGTCTGGCTGTGAAGGACGGCCTGGTGGTGGAGACTCTGACGGTCGGCTGCAAGGGCTCCAAAGCCGGCATTGAGCAGGAAGGATACTGGCTGCCTGGGGATGAGATG GAGCCGAAAGCCGAGGGAAGCAAG GACTGGGAGGCGGAGAGCCACGACTGGTACTGCTTCGAGTGTCACCTCCCGGGCGACGTCCTCACCTGCGACAACTGCTTCCGGGTCTATCATCTCAAGTGTCTGTCGGAGGAGTGCAAGCCCAGAGACGGGGGGTCGCACTGGCAGTGTGTTGTCTGCAGG ggCAGTAAAAAGAAGAACCTGAATAAACAGGAGATGTGTAAATACCTGCGTTTCATCGTCCAGCGTATGAAGGAGAGG gCAGTGGACCTGAACAAGAAAGGCAAAGACATTAAACATCCCATGTACAGACGGCTGATCCACACTTCGCTGGACGTCTCCAACATCCAAGAG AATCTGTCTGAAGGGAAGTACAAGAGCTTCGAGGAGTTTAAAGCCGACGCTCAGCTGATTGTTCACAACACCGCCATCTTGTATGGAG TTCACAGCGACCAGGCAGAAATCGCACGGCTGCTCTTCAGCGACACGTGTCACGAG TTGAACGAGTTGTTGTTGTGTAAGAACTGTTTCTACCTGTCGAACGCCCGGCCCGACAACTGGTTCTGTTACCCCTGT AGTCCGAGTCACGACCTGGTCTGGGCCAAGATGAAAGGTTTTGGCTACTGGCCGGCCAAAGTCCTTCAGAGGGAGGACAACCAGGTGGATGTCCGCTTCTTTGGACACCAGCATCAGAG AGCGTGGATCCCCTCCGATAACATCCAGGACATCAAGGTGAGcgtccagcagctgcaggtgaagCGCAGCAGCGGGTGGAAGAAGGCGTGCGAGGAGCTGGAGGTTTACCAGCGTTTCCTACGGGAGGGGCGCTTctggaaaacaaagatggaggacGGCAGCCAACCACATCAGCACCACCAACAGAGTCAGGGCCAACggcaacaacaaccacaacaacaacaacaaccaccgcaacaacagcagcagcagcagcagcagcagcagcagcagcaacaacaacaggaggaggaggaggagggcagcgTGAGGATGGACAGACTGGATCGGACAGACGAGGCCGAGTCCAGCATCTCCTCCACCAGCAACGAGCAGGTCCGACAT CTCAAAGGCACCCAGGAGCCGAAGGCCAAGAAGAGCCGCCGGACTCAGATGGTGGAGCCCAAAGAGGAAGTCAGT GACCCGGAGCCGGAGATGGAGGCGGTGAGCTCCAGCCAGGAGATTCCCGTGTCGTCGGCGCCGCAGCAGCCCGAGAAGCTGTCGGTGTCCACGCAGACCAAGAAGGCCAGCGGGGGGTCGCCGCGCACGCTGCACCGCGGCACCCAGACCAGCAGCGACGGCGCCTGCCAGAACATGTGCCACGAGAAGTACACCAAGGTCTTCAACGACGTGAAGGAGATGATGAAGGCCGACAACAAGAGGGAGACGGAGCGGGTCGTCCGGGAAGCCCTGGAGAAG CTCCGGgctgagatggaggaggagaaacggCAGGCGGTCAGTAAGGCGGTGGCCGGAGGGCAGGcggagatggagaggaagtgTAAGCAGGTGAAGGAGAAGTGTAaagaggagctggtggaggaggtgaagaagcTCATGgcccaaaacaaacagctcatcTCTCAGACCAAGAAGAAGCAGTGG
- the zmynd11 gene encoding zinc finger MYND domain-containing protein 11 isoform X2, whose amino-acid sequence MNKEIMSRVVKKRQADPKVVQYVWAAIEVIRNQKQIANMDRISKYLSRVFGMHPKETARQLSLAVKDGLVVETLTVGCKGSKAGIEQEGYWLPGDEMDWEAESHDWYCFECHLPGDVLTCDNCFRVYHLKCLSEECKPRDGGSHWQCVVCRGSKKKNLNKQEMCKYLRFIVQRMKERAVDLNKKGKDIKHPMYRRLIHTSLDVSNIQENLSEGKYKSFEEFKADAQLIVHNTAILYGVHSDQAEIARLLFSDTCHELNELLLCKNCFYLSNARPDNWFCYPCSPSHDLVWAKMKGFGYWPAKVLQREDNQVDVRFFGHQHQRAWIPSDNIQDIKVSVQQLQVKRSSGWKKACEELEVYQRFLREGRFWKTKMEDGSQPHQHHQQSQGQRQQQPQQQQQPPQQQQQQQQQQQQQQQQQEEEEEGSVRMDRLDRTDEAESSISSTSNEQVRHLKGTQEPKAKKSRRTQMVEPKEEVSDPEPEMEAVSSSQEIPVSSAPQQPEKLSVSTQTKKASGGSPRTLHRGTQTSSDGACQNMCHEKYTKVFNDVKEMMKADNKRETERVVREALEKLRAEMEEEKRQAVSKAVAGGQAEMERKCKQVKEKCKEELVEEVKKLMAQNKQLISQTKKKQWCYNCEEEAMYHCCWNTSYCSIKCQQEHWHADHKRTCRRKR is encoded by the exons ATGAATAAGGAAATCATGTCACGTGTGGTGAAGAAGAGGCAGGCAGACCCAAAGGTGGTCCAGTATGTGTGGGCGGCCATCGAGGTCATCCGCAACCAGAAACAAATCGCAAATATGGACCGGATCTCCAA GTACCTGAGTCGTGTTTTTGGCATGCACCCTAAGGAGACCGCCCGACAGCTGAGTCTGGCTGTGAAGGACGGCCTGGTGGTGGAGACTCTGACGGTCGGCTGCAAGGGCTCCAAAGCCGGCATTGAGCAGGAAGGATACTGGCTGCCTGGGGATGAGATG GACTGGGAGGCGGAGAGCCACGACTGGTACTGCTTCGAGTGTCACCTCCCGGGCGACGTCCTCACCTGCGACAACTGCTTCCGGGTCTATCATCTCAAGTGTCTGTCGGAGGAGTGCAAGCCCAGAGACGGGGGGTCGCACTGGCAGTGTGTTGTCTGCAGG ggCAGTAAAAAGAAGAACCTGAATAAACAGGAGATGTGTAAATACCTGCGTTTCATCGTCCAGCGTATGAAGGAGAGG gCAGTGGACCTGAACAAGAAAGGCAAAGACATTAAACATCCCATGTACAGACGGCTGATCCACACTTCGCTGGACGTCTCCAACATCCAAGAG AATCTGTCTGAAGGGAAGTACAAGAGCTTCGAGGAGTTTAAAGCCGACGCTCAGCTGATTGTTCACAACACCGCCATCTTGTATGGAG TTCACAGCGACCAGGCAGAAATCGCACGGCTGCTCTTCAGCGACACGTGTCACGAG TTGAACGAGTTGTTGTTGTGTAAGAACTGTTTCTACCTGTCGAACGCCCGGCCCGACAACTGGTTCTGTTACCCCTGT AGTCCGAGTCACGACCTGGTCTGGGCCAAGATGAAAGGTTTTGGCTACTGGCCGGCCAAAGTCCTTCAGAGGGAGGACAACCAGGTGGATGTCCGCTTCTTTGGACACCAGCATCAGAG AGCGTGGATCCCCTCCGATAACATCCAGGACATCAAGGTGAGcgtccagcagctgcaggtgaagCGCAGCAGCGGGTGGAAGAAGGCGTGCGAGGAGCTGGAGGTTTACCAGCGTTTCCTACGGGAGGGGCGCTTctggaaaacaaagatggaggacGGCAGCCAACCACATCAGCACCACCAACAGAGTCAGGGCCAACggcaacaacaaccacaacaacaacaacaaccaccgcaacaacagcagcagcagcagcagcagcagcagcagcagcaacaacaacaggaggaggaggaggagggcagcgTGAGGATGGACAGACTGGATCGGACAGACGAGGCCGAGTCCAGCATCTCCTCCACCAGCAACGAGCAGGTCCGACAT CTCAAAGGCACCCAGGAGCCGAAGGCCAAGAAGAGCCGCCGGACTCAGATGGTGGAGCCCAAAGAGGAAGTCAGT GACCCGGAGCCGGAGATGGAGGCGGTGAGCTCCAGCCAGGAGATTCCCGTGTCGTCGGCGCCGCAGCAGCCCGAGAAGCTGTCGGTGTCCACGCAGACCAAGAAGGCCAGCGGGGGGTCGCCGCGCACGCTGCACCGCGGCACCCAGACCAGCAGCGACGGCGCCTGCCAGAACATGTGCCACGAGAAGTACACCAAGGTCTTCAACGACGTGAAGGAGATGATGAAGGCCGACAACAAGAGGGAGACGGAGCGGGTCGTCCGGGAAGCCCTGGAGAAG CTCCGGgctgagatggaggaggagaaacggCAGGCGGTCAGTAAGGCGGTGGCCGGAGGGCAGGcggagatggagaggaagtgTAAGCAGGTGAAGGAGAAGTGTAaagaggagctggtggaggaggtgaagaagcTCATGgcccaaaacaaacagctcatcTCTCAGACCAAGAAGAAGCAGTGG